Genomic DNA from Brenneria izadpanahii:
CCGTGGGTTTCACTTGAATGGTATTTCCGGGGATACTCAATTCGGCCCAGACCTCATTATGCTGACCAATCAGCTGTTGGGCCGTCGCATAAGTTCGGTCGGACGTTGTATGCGCATCCGCAGCGACGGTAATGGCATAACCTTTGCCGGCGCCGACCTTTGTTGTTGTATCTAAACAATAATCCGTCGCGCATCCGCAGATAACGAAGTTATTGGCGTCCAGAGCGTGAAGAACATTTTCCAGTTCCGTGTTCCAGAAGGCATCACACGCGGTTTTATTAACATAAATAGCGCCATCCGGCTGTTCAAGCTCCGGCAAGATCCGCCATAACTCGCTGCCTTCCGCCATTTCACCTTCTATATGCTGAATAAATATCGTCTGATCCGCCGCTGATATCAGCCGATTAATCAGATTGACCCTGCCTTCCCTATCATAACGCGGCGTGGCAAATACGCCATTTTGCATATCAACAACGATCAAGAGTTTCATTTATAGTCATTCCAGTTATTTTCACCCGCCATCACAACATATCACAGCCGCCGCCAATAGCCCGATCAAGAACGGCTGAACCCGCAGGATTCCCGTATCACCAGCGAAGGCGGTAAAATTATCCGCTTCGGCAGTTCATCGTTGCCCTGAATCCGGCTATACAACAATTCGCCCGCTTTACGCCCAATCTCTTTGGCGGCGACGGAAACCGTCGTCAACGCAGGCTGCACCAAGGAGGCCTCGGTAATATCGTCAAACCCCACCAGCGCGAAATCCTTGCCCGGCATCCGTCCCATCTTGCGCAGCGTCTGCATCACGCCGAGCGCGACAATATCCTGATAGCAAACCGCCGCGGTAATTTCCGGATAACGGCGGAACAACGCTTCGGATACCCTGGCGCCATCGCTCTGGCTCGCCTTTGAAGACACCACCCAATCGCCGTTGGGATGAATACGATGTTCCAGCAATTTACTGCTGTAACCGCCAATACGCTGCGCACGACTGATGGAAGTTTCATTGCCGCCGATGAACGCAATATTACGATGGCCCAAACGCAGCAAATGCTGCGTGGCCAACTGCGTGCCGAGAAAGTTGTCGGTGCCGACAAAATCGAAGTCCGCATCCTCCAGCGGACGCACCACCATAATGGCCGGAACATTTCGCCGTTTCAGCGTTTCAAAAAACAGCGGCGGGGTTTCACGTGCGGCGCACAGCACCATGCCGCAGGCGTTATTGCCCATCAGCGAATCAACAAACTTCTGCTGGCGTTCGCCGGACTCTTCGCTGTTCGCCAGAAACAGCAGCAGATCGTGGCGCTCCATCTCCTGACTCAGACCGGCCGTCATCTCGCCGTAAAAGGGATTGGTGATGTCGTGCAGCAGCAGCCCGACCTGATTGCTGGTGCGGTTGCGCAAGTTGGCCGCCGTCTGGTTGTAGACATAACCCAGTTCATCCAGCGCCCGGAGCACGCGCTGGCGCGTGGCATCCGATATCCGCCCGCGGTTGCGCAGAACCATTGAGACGGTGGCGGTTGAAACGGAGGCATGCCGGGCGACATGAGCGAGGGTAACGGTGCTCATCGACTCTCCTGAAGGTTAATTGGTTTTGTAGATTAATCGAATAACCTAAAAAATGCATTTTATCCTGTGAAAGCCGTCACAGATAACTCCCTTTTTCGCCACGCTTTGCCAAAAATGGCGGGTTAATCGCATTTACCTCGCTATTAAAATTAGGTTTATCGATTAATCTTAACACTACCAGCACCAGGGAGTCGTTTATGAATCACCCACAATACGATAAATACCCCGAGGTACGCGTTACGGGCTATGATCATCAGGCATGGCGCGGCTGGCCGGCAATTCAGGCCGCCATCCGCGCGCGTGTTGACGGAAAACGCAAAACCGTCCTGACGATCGATTGTTATCCGGGCGTGCGTCTTGAGGAGTTAAGAGAACAACTAATTGCCCGACTTGATCCCGCATTGCTCATTAATGCGGAAACGTGCCGTTTAAGCGAACAGCATCTGCAGCATCTGCTCGCCCCTAATCTAACGACCGACCGCGTGTTCGGCGTGCTCTCCTGCCACCCGCTCAAGGCGTTTTTCTCCGCGGATTCGCTGGCGCAAGCGCAGCGGCAAGTCGAGGAAACAAGCGCGGGACTGGTCGTTATCTACGGACCGGGGGCGGCGCTTATTCATCCGGGAGATATTCTCGTTTACGCGGATCTGGCGCGCTGGGAAATCCAGCAGCGCTTTCGCCGCGGCGAGTTGGGCAACTGGGGCGCCGACAACGCGAGCGAAGATATTTTACGCCGCTATAAACGTGCATTTTTCATTGAATGGCGGGTATTCGATCGCCATAAAACGCCGCTGCTGAAACGCGCGGATTTCCTGCTCGATACCAACTCGGCGGACAGCCCCGCGCTGGTTACCGGCGAAGCATTGCGTCATGCCCTGCAACAGACCACGCAACGGCCTTTCCGCGTGGTGCCGTTCTTCGACCCCGGCGTCTGGGGCGGACAATGGATGAAAAACCGGTTCGATCTCGATCCCTCGGCACCCAATTACGCATGGTGTTTTGACTGCGTGCCCGAGGAGAACAGCCTGTTACTGCGTTTTGGCGACGTGCGGATCGAGATCCCCTCGCAGGATCTGGTTTTGCTCTACCCCCGCCCGTTATTGGGTGAGAAGGTTCATGCCCGCTTCGGCACGGACTTTCCGATACGTTTTGACTTCCTGGATACCATCGGCGGCCAGAATCTCAGTTTCCAGGTGCATCCGGTCACCGAATATATCCAGCAACATTTCGGTATGCATTACACGCAGGACGAAAGTTACTACCTGCTGGAAGCCGAACCGGGCGCCGAAGTCTATCTGGGCACCCAAACGGGTATTGACCCGCAGGAAATGCTGGCCGATCTGACCGCCGCCCGGCGAGGAGAAAAAGCCTTTGACGACCAGAAATTCGTTAACCGCTTCCCCGCGCGCAAACACGACCATTTCCTGATCCCGGCGGGAACGGTGCATTGCTCCGGCGCCGGCGCCATGGTGCTGGAGATCAGCGCCACGCCCTATATTTTCACCTTTAAGCTGTGGGACTGGGGACGGCTGGGATTGGACGGTCTGCCGCGTCCGGTCCATCTGGAGCACGGCATGGAGGTCATCGACTGGCAGCGCGATACCCGGTGGGTAACCGAGCATCTGATTAATCATGTCGAACCCATCGCCGAAGGCGACGGCTGGCGTGAAGAGCGCACCGGCCTGCACGAGCGGGAATTTATCGAAACCCGCCGCCACTGGTTTCGTAAACCGGTCCTTCACCACACGCAGGGCGGCGTGAACGTGCTAAACCTGGTGGAAGGCGACGAAGCATTGGTGGATAGCCCGAACAATGCGTTCGACCCCTTTGTGGTGCATTACGCCGAAACCTTCATTATTCCGGCGGCTATCGGCGAATACCGTATTTCCCCTCATGGCGCAGGCGTAGGGCATCAGCTCGCCACCATGAAAGCCTGGGTAAGAGGATAACGAGATGATCAACTTCATTGTGGCGACGCACGGCCCGCTGGCGCAGGCGCTGCTGGCGAGCGGCAAAATGGTTTACGGCGATCTGCCCCACGTCTTTCCCGTATCGCTTGACGAAACGCGGGGGATCGGCGGTTTTCGCGAGGATTTCGCCGCCGCGCTGGCCCAAGCCGCTTCCGGCGCGGACGGCGTACTGGTGCTGTGCGATATGCAAAGCGGCACGCCGTGGAATGTAGCCAGCCATTACGCCTTCAATCCGGATACGCAGCCGCCGGTCGCGGTGCTGGCCGGCGTCAATTTTCCCATGCTGCTGTTAAGCGATGAACTGAAACATCTCCAGAGCGTCGAGCTGGCGGCAACGCAGCTACTGGCGCAAACCCGAGACTCGCTGGTGCGGGCCCGGTTGGATAAAGCCGCACAGTCCGAGTCCGATGACTTCTAAGGGGTAATGATGAGCATTTCCTTTGTACGTATCGATGATCGCGTGATTCACGGTCAGTTAGTGACGCGCTGGGCGAAAGAGCTGCCCTGCGACGGCATTATCGCCATCGACGACGCGGTAGCCGCCGATCCCCTGCTTTCTTCGGTGATGAAAGGCGCGGTACAGGACATCAAAGTGTGGCTATTCGACACCGCCACGGCGATTGAAAAGCTGCCGAAGATCATCGCCAGCGAAAAGCGCTATTTCGTGATCGGCAAATCGCCGGTCACGCTCAAACGCATCGAAGAAGCGGGTCTGAGCCTGCAAAACGCCAATCGAAAAATCAACGTCGGACCGATGAGCGCCCGCGCCAATACCACCACCATTGGTCCGAACCAGTCAGTCAGCGAGGAAGAAGCGGCGGCGTTCGATTATCTGTCGCTGCGCGGTCATCAGATTGAATTTCGTCTGGTTCCCGACGCCAGCAGCTACAGTTGGCAGGATGCCCGGCAAAAATTAAAAAAATAAGGGGGATATGATGATTTTTGAAGCGACGTTAATCGGTATTCTCTGTTACCTCGGCGCGCTCAGCAGCCCCTGGCTGTTCGGACTCACCGGAGGCTGGTATATGATCACCCGCCCTTTGGTTTCGGGGATGTTGGTGGGGTTGATCTTAGGCGATCTGCAAACCGGGATTATCATCGGCGTGGCCGTGCAGGCGGTCTACATTGCGATGGTGACACCCGGAGGGTCGATGCCCGCCGATCTGAACTTTGTCGCCTTTCCGGCTATCGCGCTGGGGATCCTTTCCAACAAGGGTCCGGAAGTCGCCGTGGCGCTGGCCGCCACCATCGGCATTGCCGGAACGGTGTTGTTCAACGCGATGATGGTGCTTAACTCATGGTGGAACCACCGGGCCGATAACGCGCTGGAGAGAGGCGATGAGCGCGGCGTGTATCTCAACAGCGCCATCTGGCCGCAGGCCACGAATTTCCTGATGCGCTTTATCCCGACGTTTATCGCCGTCTATTTCGGCGCGCAGTACATCAACGCGTTTATGGATAGCCTGCCGCATTTTGTACTGGCGGCCATGAACGTGCTCGGCGGCATCCTGCCGGCGGTGGGGATCGCCATACTGCTCAAACAGATCATTAAAAGCTACAGCATGCTGATCTATTTCCTGGTGGGGTTCATCTGCATCGTGTTCCTAAAGCTGAACATGGTGGCGCTGGTGATCGTCGGCGCCCTGCTGGCGCTGATTCACTATAACTATAAACCCGAAGCGCAGACCGAGCGCGCCGCCGCCTCCACCCCTGATGACGAGGATGAATTCTAATGGAAGAACGTAAACTCACCCGCCAGGATTTGCGCCGCTGCTGGCGCAGTTGGATGATGTATAACCTCTCATCCATGAGCTTCGAACGCCTTGAATCCTTCGGCTTTTGTCTGAGCATGCTGCCGGTGGCGAAGAAACTTTATCCCGACGAGCAACAGCGCAAAGAGATGCTCAGACGCCATGCCTCCTTCTATAACACCGAACCGCAGCTTGGGGCGATCGTTAACGGCATGGCGCTGGGCCTGGAAGAGAAACGCGCCAACGGCGAGCCCATTGACGGCGAAACCATCAACACGCTGAAAGTCGGGCTAATGGGACCGGTTGCCGGCATCGGCGACTCCATGATCCCAGGCATGCTGGTTCCCATCCTGCTAAGTATCGGGATGGCGCTGGCGGCGGGAGGCAGCATTCTCGGCCCGCTCTTTTATTGCGTCGCCTGGCTGGCGATTATCGTTCCCGGCTCATGGTTTCTGTTCCTCAAAGGCTACCGCATGGGGTCAACGTCGGTGGAAATGCTGGTAAGCAGCAAATCGACCCGCCTGCGCGAAGCGCTCTCGCTACTCGGCGTATTTGTGATGGGCGGCGTGGCCGCAAGCTACGTGAAGTTGAGCACCGGGCTGGAATTCGTCACTCAGGATGGCGTTGATATTCACGTACAACAAATGCTCGACGGTATTTTCCCGCAGCTGCTGCCGCTTATCGTGGTGATCGGCACCTGGTATTTAATGGCGAAGCGCGGCGTCTCCCCGGTGAGAGCGATGCTGTTGCTGCTGGCGCTTGCCGCTGTGGGTGTCGCTATCGGGCTGTTCGCCAGTTGACACCGCCATAATGGGCGGCGCCGATCGCGGCTTTGATTCATCAACCCCTTTCCGGTTTACT
This window encodes:
- a CDS encoding PTS system mannose/fructose/sorbose family transporter subunit IID; protein product: MEERKLTRQDLRRCWRSWMMYNLSSMSFERLESFGFCLSMLPVAKKLYPDEQQRKEMLRRHASFYNTEPQLGAIVNGMALGLEEKRANGEPIDGETINTLKVGLMGPVAGIGDSMIPGMLVPILLSIGMALAAGGSILGPLFYCVAWLAIIVPGSWFLFLKGYRMGSTSVEMLVSSKSTRLREALSLLGVFVMGGVAASYVKLSTGLEFVTQDGVDIHVQQMLDGIFPQLLPLIVVIGTWYLMAKRGVSPVRAMLLLLALAAVGVAIGLFAS
- a CDS encoding isochorismatase family protein, giving the protein MKLLIVVDMQNGVFATPRYDREGRVNLINRLISAADQTIFIQHIEGEMAEGSELWRILPELEQPDGAIYVNKTACDAFWNTELENVLHALDANNFVICGCATDYCLDTTTKVGAGKGYAITVAADAHTTSDRTYATAQQLIGQHNEVWAELSIPGNTIQVKPTDAIIAAWRV
- a CDS encoding PTS sugar transporter subunit IIA gives rise to the protein MINFIVATHGPLAQALLASGKMVYGDLPHVFPVSLDETRGIGGFREDFAAALAQAASGADGVLVLCDMQSGTPWNVASHYAFNPDTQPPVAVLAGVNFPMLLLSDELKHLQSVELAATQLLAQTRDSLVRARLDKAAQSESDDF
- a CDS encoding LacI family DNA-binding transcriptional regulator, with the translated sequence MSTVTLAHVARHASVSTATVSMVLRNRGRISDATRQRVLRALDELGYVYNQTAANLRNRTSNQVGLLLHDITNPFYGEMTAGLSQEMERHDLLLFLANSEESGERQQKFVDSLMGNNACGMVLCAARETPPLFFETLKRRNVPAIMVVRPLEDADFDFVGTDNFLGTQLATQHLLRLGHRNIAFIGGNETSISRAQRIGGYSSKLLEHRIHPNGDWVVSSKASQSDGARVSEALFRRYPEITAAVCYQDIVALGVMQTLRKMGRMPGKDFALVGFDDITEASLVQPALTTVSVAAKEIGRKAGELLYSRIQGNDELPKRIILPPSLVIRESCGFSRS
- a CDS encoding class I mannose-6-phosphate isomerase gives rise to the protein MNHPQYDKYPEVRVTGYDHQAWRGWPAIQAAIRARVDGKRKTVLTIDCYPGVRLEELREQLIARLDPALLINAETCRLSEQHLQHLLAPNLTTDRVFGVLSCHPLKAFFSADSLAQAQRQVEETSAGLVVIYGPGAALIHPGDILVYADLARWEIQQRFRRGELGNWGADNASEDILRRYKRAFFIEWRVFDRHKTPLLKRADFLLDTNSADSPALVTGEALRHALQQTTQRPFRVVPFFDPGVWGGQWMKNRFDLDPSAPNYAWCFDCVPEENSLLLRFGDVRIEIPSQDLVLLYPRPLLGEKVHARFGTDFPIRFDFLDTIGGQNLSFQVHPVTEYIQQHFGMHYTQDESYYLLEAEPGAEVYLGTQTGIDPQEMLADLTAARRGEKAFDDQKFVNRFPARKHDHFLIPAGTVHCSGAGAMVLEISATPYIFTFKLWDWGRLGLDGLPRPVHLEHGMEVIDWQRDTRWVTEHLINHVEPIAEGDGWREERTGLHEREFIETRRHWFRKPVLHHTQGGVNVLNLVEGDEALVDSPNNAFDPFVVHYAETFIIPAAIGEYRISPHGAGVGHQLATMKAWVRG
- a CDS encoding PTS mannose/fructose/sorbose/N-acetylgalactosamine transporter subunit IIC; the encoded protein is MIFEATLIGILCYLGALSSPWLFGLTGGWYMITRPLVSGMLVGLILGDLQTGIIIGVAVQAVYIAMVTPGGSMPADLNFVAFPAIALGILSNKGPEVAVALAATIGIAGTVLFNAMMVLNSWWNHRADNALERGDERGVYLNSAIWPQATNFLMRFIPTFIAVYFGAQYINAFMDSLPHFVLAAMNVLGGILPAVGIAILLKQIIKSYSMLIYFLVGFICIVFLKLNMVALVIVGALLALIHYNYKPEAQTERAAASTPDDEDEF
- a CDS encoding PTS system mannose/fructose/N-acetylgalactosamine-transporter subunit IIB; amino-acid sequence: MSISFVRIDDRVIHGQLVTRWAKELPCDGIIAIDDAVAADPLLSSVMKGAVQDIKVWLFDTATAIEKLPKIIASEKRYFVIGKSPVTLKRIEEAGLSLQNANRKINVGPMSARANTTTIGPNQSVSEEEAAAFDYLSLRGHQIEFRLVPDASSYSWQDARQKLKK